One genomic segment of Bradyrhizobium prioriisuperbiae includes these proteins:
- a CDS encoding phage tail protein yields the protein MTDTYYPPPSFYFTVTVLGAATPLALVSDVDASFQEISGLQSEFQVEEVAEGGENRFVHRLPKQTKFSNLVLKRGAVSTLSFFAEWFGGTIGSTLSMPVLPQNLLVSLLGQSGIPSIAWAVVNAYPLKWNVSNLSSQDNKILIESLELSYNYFERLNLGDPLTAAVQLAKVTAKLADRA from the coding sequence ATGACCGACACCTACTATCCCCCGCCGAGTTTCTACTTCACGGTAACCGTGCTTGGCGCGGCGACTCCTCTGGCCCTGGTGTCCGATGTCGACGCAAGCTTCCAGGAGATCTCCGGGCTCCAGTCGGAATTTCAGGTCGAAGAGGTCGCGGAGGGAGGCGAGAATCGCTTTGTGCATCGCCTTCCGAAGCAGACCAAGTTCTCGAACCTGGTCCTGAAGCGCGGGGCGGTCAGTACGCTGTCGTTCTTCGCCGAATGGTTCGGCGGGACCATTGGATCGACGCTCTCGATGCCGGTGCTCCCGCAGAACCTGCTGGTGTCGCTGCTCGGCCAGAGCGGCATTCCATCGATCGCTTGGGCGGTGGTGAACGCCTATCCGCTCAAGTGGAACGTTTCAAACCTGAGTTCGCAGGACAACAAGATTCTGATCGAATCCTTGGAGCTCTCCTACAACTACTTCGAACGCTTGAACCTGGGCGATCCGCTGACGGCCGCCGTTCAATTGGCGAAAGTGACCGCAAAACTGGCCGATCGAGCCTGA
- a CDS encoding phage tail sheath family protein, which translates to MSTYKNRTTPGVYVTEFSAFPNSIPGVATAIPAFIGYTEKCEVSGKPAFFTPFLINSLADYKAIFGDAFNSVYDMSETDPDKNAVTADNCDFSADIWDATSSKYVTKYYVYTREKALFSPMTADIDLGKKAGLPTYNLYDCLRMFYANGGGTCYVVSVGAYSADGTISYDDLSKGLTAVSEQVGPTMLVIPDAVLLPADQPPATPPPGYMPTSEKFQQLSRDMLAQCTALQDRVAILDVYGTQALNPKSADYNAQLSTIIENFQKAVGDAGLSYGMSYFPFLITSIIQPGEITYLNFDTSKLEEILKSEASYLYPSTDSTKQGPVNDDNPTYLMLKGWIEDTAKPEYRDVTTDAGWSAITKLNQNLVNGIPLYQQMSNVLAYIMCMLPPSGTMAGIFTANDATRGVWNAPANVVLNSVVQPSVKLNGAQQGPLNVPINGKAIDVIRDFVGRGPVVWGARTLDGNSRDYRYIQVRRTLIYCETSIKTALNQFVFAPNDGKTWVAVVAMVSAFLQNLWAQGGLMGNKPDEAFSVQCGLGSTMTAMDVLDGYMIVQVTLQMIRPAEFIELTFKQKMEGMS; encoded by the coding sequence ATGTCTACCTATAAGAATAGAACGACCCCTGGCGTCTACGTCACCGAGTTCAGTGCGTTTCCCAACTCCATCCCTGGCGTCGCAACCGCGATCCCGGCGTTCATCGGTTATACCGAGAAATGCGAAGTCAGCGGCAAGCCCGCCTTCTTCACCCCGTTCCTGATCAATTCGCTGGCCGACTACAAGGCGATTTTCGGCGACGCTTTCAACTCCGTCTACGACATGAGCGAGACCGACCCCGACAAGAATGCGGTCACGGCGGACAATTGCGATTTTTCCGCCGATATCTGGGACGCGACCAGCAGCAAGTATGTGACGAAGTATTACGTCTATACACGGGAGAAAGCGCTGTTCTCCCCGATGACGGCGGACATCGACCTTGGCAAGAAAGCCGGGCTTCCGACCTACAATCTCTACGACTGCCTGCGCATGTTCTATGCCAACGGCGGAGGCACCTGCTACGTCGTCTCGGTCGGCGCTTACAGCGCTGATGGCACCATCTCGTACGACGACCTGTCGAAGGGGTTGACCGCGGTCAGCGAGCAGGTCGGGCCGACCATGCTCGTCATTCCCGACGCGGTTCTGCTGCCGGCAGATCAGCCGCCCGCGACGCCACCGCCGGGCTATATGCCGACATCGGAGAAATTCCAGCAGCTGTCCCGGGACATGCTGGCGCAGTGCACCGCGCTGCAGGACCGTGTGGCGATCCTCGATGTCTATGGGACCCAGGCTCTCAACCCCAAGAGCGCGGACTACAACGCGCAGCTGAGCACGATCATCGAGAATTTCCAGAAAGCCGTCGGCGACGCCGGGCTCAGCTACGGCATGTCGTATTTTCCCTTCCTGATCACCTCCATCATCCAGCCCGGCGAGATCACCTATCTGAATTTCGACACGTCGAAGCTGGAGGAGATTCTCAAGAGCGAAGCATCCTACCTTTATCCGTCCACCGACTCGACCAAGCAGGGCCCGGTGAACGACGACAACCCGACCTACCTGATGCTCAAGGGCTGGATCGAGGACACCGCGAAGCCGGAATATCGCGATGTTACGACCGATGCCGGCTGGAGCGCCATCACCAAGCTCAATCAGAATCTGGTGAACGGCATTCCATTGTACCAACAGATGTCGAATGTCCTTGCCTACATCATGTGCATGCTGCCTCCGAGCGGCACCATGGCCGGCATCTTCACCGCGAACGACGCCACCCGCGGCGTCTGGAATGCGCCGGCAAACGTCGTGCTGAACTCCGTGGTGCAGCCGAGCGTCAAACTCAACGGCGCGCAGCAAGGACCGCTCAACGTTCCCATCAACGGCAAGGCGATCGACGTCATCCGCGACTTCGTCGGCCGCGGGCCTGTGGTGTGGGGTGCACGCACACTCGACGGCAACAGCCGCGACTATCGCTACATCCAGGTCCGCAGGACGCTGATCTACTGCGAGACGTCGATCAAGACCGCGCTCAATCAATTCGTGTTCGCGCCCAATGACGGCAAGACATGGGTTGCGGTGGTCGCGATGGTTTCGGCGTTCCTGCAGAACCTGTGGGCGCAGGGAGGCCTGATGGGCAACAAGCCCGATGAGGCCTTCTCCGTGCAGTGCGGTCTCGGTAGCACCATGACGGCGATGGATGTTCTCGACGGCTACATGATCGTGCAGGTCACCCTGCAGATGATCCGTCCCGCCGAGTTCATTGAACTCACCTTCAAGCAAAAGATGGAAGGAATGAGCTGA
- the vgrG gene encoding type VI secretion system tip protein VgrG, with the protein MTAPSPVLAAGSLSSFSIKSEGKPIDSSFQVVSIEIWNAVNKVPKARVVLSDGDPAEQDFEISNLPTFIPGKKIEIAAGYDGTNRTIFRGVVVKQGIEISDNGSSQLIVDITDEAIKMALERKNALFDKITDSDLIGKLITGNGLSKDVAATNTVHEEIVQYYASDWDLMLTRAQMNGFVVVVENGKVVVNTPDNGQSPVLTVEYGDSILDLRAEINAATQYASTAINSYTWDPDSQKLAEAGPGPVKVTEQGNLSSADLAKVFGVKKFAQQTGAPIEKTALKDWSSAELLKSKLSKIRGQVSFQGSALAQTGKTIALAGLGNRFNGNAYVSGVHHCITDGEWLTTTYFGLSERWFAAEAPEIAAPEASGQLPPIKGLQTGVVKKVAGDPNGEFRVFVALPLLQDDAKGVWARLGTFYASNKVGAVFYPEIGDEVVVGFMNEDPRYAVILASVYSKKLAPPIQPDQKNNKKSLVTRSKLEISFDEESKIIEIKTPGSHSIKLDDKGKAITIKDSNGNTVSLSKSGISLDSASNVNITAKGNITIAAKGNLKLSAKANATMEGLQVAHKAQTKFSAQGTAQAEVTASGMLTLQGGLVKIN; encoded by the coding sequence ATGACGGCCCCCTCACCTGTTCTTGCCGCGGGCTCGCTGAGCAGCTTCTCGATCAAATCCGAGGGCAAGCCGATCGACAGCTCCTTCCAGGTGGTGTCGATTGAGATCTGGAACGCCGTCAACAAGGTGCCGAAAGCACGGGTCGTTCTGTCCGATGGAGATCCGGCCGAGCAGGATTTCGAAATCAGCAATCTGCCCACCTTCATCCCCGGCAAGAAAATCGAGATCGCCGCCGGCTACGACGGCACCAATCGCACGATCTTCCGTGGCGTCGTCGTCAAGCAGGGGATCGAGATCAGCGACAACGGCAGCTCGCAACTCATCGTCGATATCACCGATGAGGCGATCAAGATGGCTCTGGAGCGAAAGAACGCGCTTTTCGACAAGATCACCGACAGCGACCTGATCGGAAAGCTGATCACCGGCAACGGTCTCAGCAAGGATGTGGCCGCCACCAACACGGTCCACGAGGAAATCGTCCAGTACTACGCCAGCGATTGGGACTTGATGCTGACACGGGCGCAGATGAACGGCTTTGTGGTCGTGGTGGAAAACGGCAAGGTCGTGGTGAACACGCCCGACAACGGGCAGTCGCCGGTTCTGACCGTGGAATATGGCGACTCCATCCTCGATCTGCGAGCGGAGATCAACGCCGCAACCCAGTACGCGTCCACAGCCATCAACAGCTACACCTGGGACCCGGACTCCCAGAAGCTCGCCGAGGCGGGTCCAGGCCCGGTCAAGGTGACCGAGCAGGGAAACCTCTCCTCTGCAGATCTGGCCAAGGTCTTTGGCGTGAAGAAATTCGCGCAGCAGACCGGCGCACCGATCGAGAAGACCGCACTGAAGGACTGGTCGTCGGCGGAGCTGCTCAAGTCCAAGCTGTCGAAAATTCGCGGACAGGTCAGCTTTCAGGGCAGCGCACTGGCGCAGACCGGCAAAACCATAGCGCTCGCCGGCCTCGGCAATCGTTTTAACGGCAACGCCTACGTCAGCGGCGTCCACCACTGCATCACCGATGGTGAATGGCTGACAACGACCTATTTCGGACTGTCCGAGCGCTGGTTCGCTGCTGAAGCGCCCGAGATCGCCGCGCCCGAAGCGTCCGGCCAGTTGCCTCCGATCAAGGGCCTGCAAACCGGCGTTGTCAAGAAAGTGGCGGGCGATCCCAACGGCGAGTTTCGCGTTTTTGTCGCCCTACCGCTGCTGCAGGACGACGCCAAGGGCGTTTGGGCCAGGCTTGGCACGTTCTACGCCTCGAACAAGGTCGGAGCGGTGTTCTACCCCGAAATCGGTGACGAGGTGGTGGTCGGCTTCATGAATGAGGATCCCCGCTATGCGGTCATTCTTGCCAGCGTCTACAGCAAGAAGCTCGCCCCTCCGATCCAGCCGGACCAGAAGAACAACAAGAAGTCGCTGGTGACCCGGAGCAAGCTGGAGATCAGCTTCGATGAGGAGAGCAAGATCATTGAAATCAAGACTCCCGGCAGTCACAGCATCAAGCTCGACGACAAGGGCAAGGCGATCACCATCAAGGACAGCAACGGCAACACCGTTTCGCTGTCGAAAAGCGGCATCTCGCTCGACAGCGCCTCCAACGTCAATATCACGGCGAAAGGCAACATCACCATCGCAGCCAAGGGAAATCTCAAGCTCAGCGCCAAGGCGAACGCGACGATGGAGGGACTACAAGTGGCCCACAAGGCGCAAACGAAGTTCTCCGCCCAGGGTACCGCACAGGCCGAAGTCACCGCGTCTGGCATGCTGACCCTGCAAGGCGGTCTTGTAAAGATCAACTGA
- a CDS encoding PAAR domain-containing protein translates to MPPAARLTDFHQCPLSTPMAPTPIPHVGGPIAGPGAPTVLIGGLPAAKVGDLAICIGPPDAVIKGSTTVTIMGMPAARMGDKTAHGGTIMLGFPTVMIGG, encoded by the coding sequence ATGCCCCCCGCCGCCAGACTGACCGATTTTCACCAGTGCCCGCTCAGCACGCCGATGGCGCCGACGCCGATCCCGCATGTCGGTGGGCCGATTGCAGGTCCGGGCGCGCCAACCGTGCTGATCGGCGGACTGCCGGCGGCGAAGGTCGGCGACCTGGCGATCTGCATCGGACCGCCCGACGCCGTCATCAAGGGGTCGACCACGGTGACGATCATGGGCATGCCGGCTGCACGCATGGGCGACAAGACCGCGCATGGCGGCACCATCATGCTGGGCTTCCCCACCGTCATGATTGGCGGGTGA
- a CDS encoding DUF5908 family protein — translation MTMEINEIGIRIRVRDTASASGQADVNAAGAAGAGQATGESISRDEIVDACVRRVLRALRTLQER, via the coding sequence ATGACCATGGAGATCAATGAAATCGGCATTCGCATACGCGTGCGTGACACCGCGTCCGCCAGCGGGCAGGCTGACGTCAATGCCGCCGGAGCTGCCGGAGCCGGCCAGGCCACCGGAGAATCGATCAGTCGGGATGAGATCGTCGACGCCTGCGTTCGGCGCGTTCTTCGCGCGCTGAGAACATTGCAGGAGCGCTAG
- a CDS encoding phage tail protein — translation MAGEVQDQVWPLPKFYFSVKLGDDDSVNFQEVSGLDSETRPIEYRHGNSPSFYPIKMPGLGKVGNVTMRKGIFVTDSKLWNWYNEIKMNTIKRRTVVINLLDETGNPKMVWTLGNAWPTKITGTDLKSEGNEVAVESVEVAFETLTVAAP, via the coding sequence ATGGCAGGCGAAGTCCAAGACCAGGTATGGCCGCTTCCTAAATTCTACTTCTCGGTGAAGCTCGGCGACGACGACAGCGTCAACTTCCAGGAGGTGAGCGGCCTCGACAGCGAAACCCGGCCGATCGAGTATCGGCACGGCAACAGCCCGAGCTTCTATCCGATCAAGATGCCGGGGCTCGGCAAGGTCGGCAACGTGACCATGCGCAAGGGCATCTTCGTCACCGATTCCAAACTGTGGAACTGGTACAACGAGATCAAGATGAACACCATCAAGCGCCGCACGGTGGTGATCAATCTGCTCGACGAGACCGGAAACCCGAAGATGGTCTGGACGCTCGGCAATGCGTGGCCGACCAAGATCACCGGCACCGACCTCAAATCGGAAGGCAACGAAGTGGCGGTCGAATCCGTCGAGGTCGCCTTCGAAACGTTGACCGTGGCGGCGCCGTAA
- a CDS encoding GPW/gp25 family protein, translating into MASADTSFLGTGWSFPPTFARASSSVVMVSDDEDIRESLWILFSTSLGERTMLPTYGNQLWKMVFHGITTTLTTQLQSMIAQAILYWEPRINVDDIKVSTDVSVSGLLLITVDYTIRKTNIRSNLVYPFYTQGEQTIPPPPY; encoded by the coding sequence ATGGCAAGCGCGGACACATCCTTTCTGGGGACGGGCTGGAGCTTTCCACCGACGTTTGCGCGCGCCAGCAGCTCGGTCGTCATGGTCAGCGATGACGAAGACATTCGCGAGAGTCTGTGGATTCTGTTCTCCACTTCGCTCGGAGAACGCACCATGTTGCCGACTTATGGCAATCAGCTCTGGAAGATGGTTTTTCACGGCATCACGACGACCCTCACGACGCAGCTCCAGAGCATGATCGCGCAGGCGATCCTGTACTGGGAGCCGCGCATCAATGTCGACGATATCAAGGTCAGCACCGACGTCTCCGTCAGTGGCCTGCTGTTGATTACCGTCGACTACACCATCCGCAAGACCAATATCCGCAGCAATCTTGTTTATCCCTTCTACACCCAGGGAGAGCAGACCATCCCACCGCCGCCATACTGA